One Mycolicibacterium fortuitum subsp. fortuitum genomic window carries:
- a CDS encoding SDR family NAD(P)-dependent oxidoreductase, giving the protein MTSQGNVRWTPDRLGDLTGTRVIVTGATNGVGLGTARALTRAGAHVILAVRNTALGAQRSAEIGGSTEVIELDLADLASVQTFPDRLDGDVDILINNAGALSQHRTETVDGFEMTIGTNLLGPCALTNLLFGRIRKQIVNVGSEAHKSATLRLDDMHLRHHKWTVMGAYGRSKLAVMLWGLELDRRLRAGGSPVITHLTHPGWVASNLPNVSDKPLMSAVQRGVKAVADVLANDIDAGAAPTLYCLSEPIPPGSYVGVAGRFGLRGGPVLIGRSAVACDYEIAAGVVEFAQRETGTVIPV; this is encoded by the coding sequence GTGACCAGTCAAGGAAATGTCAGGTGGACGCCCGATCGTCTCGGTGACCTGACCGGCACCCGCGTCATCGTCACCGGTGCCACCAACGGTGTCGGTCTCGGTACCGCCAGGGCGCTGACGCGTGCCGGTGCCCACGTGATCCTGGCCGTACGCAACACCGCGCTCGGCGCACAGCGGTCGGCCGAGATCGGTGGATCCACCGAGGTCATCGAGCTCGATCTCGCGGATCTGGCGTCGGTGCAAACCTTTCCGGACCGTCTCGACGGCGACGTCGACATCCTGATCAACAACGCCGGTGCGCTCAGCCAGCATCGGACCGAGACGGTCGACGGTTTCGAGATGACCATCGGCACCAACCTGCTCGGGCCGTGCGCGTTGACCAATCTGTTGTTCGGCCGGATCCGCAAGCAGATCGTCAATGTCGGCTCCGAGGCGCACAAGTCGGCGACTCTGCGGCTGGACGACATGCACCTGCGCCATCACAAGTGGACGGTGATGGGTGCCTACGGCCGGTCGAAGCTCGCGGTCATGCTGTGGGGACTGGAACTCGACCGCCGCTTGCGGGCCGGCGGATCGCCGGTGATCACCCATCTCACGCATCCGGGCTGGGTGGCCTCCAACCTGCCGAACGTTTCTGACAAACCGTTGATGTCCGCCGTGCAACGCGGCGTCAAGGCCGTGGCCGACGTCTTGGCCAACGACATCGACGCGGGGGCGGCGCCGACGCTGTACTGCCTGAGCGAGCCGATCCCGCCCGGCAGCTATGTCGGCGTCGCGGGCAGGTTCGGACTGCGCGGCGGCCCCGTGCTGATCGGGCGGTCGGCCGTTGCCTGCGACTACGAAATCGCTGCGGGCGTCGTCGAATTCGCGCAGCGGGAGACCGGAACGGTCATTCCGGTCTAG
- a CDS encoding TetR/AcrR family transcriptional regulator: protein MVVDEIIRTELGLLTWVAVTAPEKPSRLERRKQRTRAALIGAAQSFIAAGKLNAPILEITQAADVGMGSFYNHFDSKEQLFDAAVAEALDAHGALMDRLTDDLEDPAEVFARSFRLTGRLFRRRPQESQIMLANGLQLLASDRGLAPRARRDIEAGARAGRFVVEDPDLALAVAAGALMGLGRLLCDEPDRDDAAAADKVTADVLRMLGMDTAEATEICRRPLPDLDASLLSPM, encoded by the coding sequence ATGGTTGTTGACGAAATCATCAGAACTGAACTCGGCCTGTTAACCTGGGTGGCTGTGACCGCCCCCGAGAAACCGAGCCGGCTTGAGCGACGCAAGCAGCGCACCCGGGCGGCGCTGATCGGCGCAGCGCAGTCATTCATCGCAGCCGGGAAGCTGAACGCACCGATCTTGGAGATCACCCAGGCAGCGGATGTCGGAATGGGCTCTTTCTACAACCATTTCGACAGCAAGGAGCAGCTGTTCGACGCCGCCGTCGCCGAGGCGCTCGATGCCCACGGCGCTTTGATGGACCGGCTCACCGACGATCTCGAAGACCCGGCCGAGGTGTTCGCCCGCAGTTTCCGGCTGACTGGAAGATTGTTCCGTCGGCGGCCCCAGGAAAGTCAGATCATGCTTGCCAACGGGCTGCAGCTACTGGCATCAGATCGGGGCCTGGCGCCGAGGGCCCGGCGCGACATCGAGGCCGGTGCGCGCGCGGGACGGTTCGTGGTGGAGGACCCCGACCTGGCGCTGGCCGTCGCCGCGGGCGCGCTGATGGGTCTGGGCCGGCTGCTATGCGACGAACCCGACCGCGATGACGCGGCGGCTGCCGACAAGGTCACCGCGGATGTGCTCCGCATGCTCGGCATGGATACCGCGGAGGCCACGGAGATCTGCCGCAGGCCGCTGCCCGATCTCGACGCGTCGCTACTGTCACCGATGTGA
- a CDS encoding VOC family protein — protein MQEHPGRAPNPVIKVHDLAWLEFEKPDLAKAEAFARAFGFEVAARTGSELRLRGTDPGSPCALVRPGAGSRFTAMAFAAADPRDVHRLAQHTGAAVRPLPDSLGGIAVELADPTGLPVRVVAGTHQLGQLRPQEPLPLNFGHDIARINATQRPPRAPARVQRLGHLVLQSTRYRETLDWYLEHLGLIVSDFLFFPGQRERGPAMSFIRCDRGMTPTDHHTLALALGPANRYVHSAFQVCDLDALAAGGQHLQDRGYQRSWGIGRHVQGSQLFDYWRDPDGLLVEHFTDGDMFDCTAAPEWAPFTASGLSQWGPPVTRDFLGTDPKSLPGEARSMLSALRSDNEFDLNRLLGLMKVAQS, from the coding sequence ATGCAGGAGCACCCAGGCCGGGCGCCGAACCCGGTCATCAAGGTCCACGATCTCGCCTGGCTGGAATTCGAGAAGCCCGACCTGGCCAAGGCGGAGGCTTTCGCCCGCGCCTTCGGGTTCGAGGTCGCCGCGCGCACCGGCTCCGAACTGCGACTGCGCGGCACCGACCCGGGTTCGCCCTGTGCACTTGTCCGGCCGGGCGCCGGCTCACGTTTCACCGCGATGGCGTTCGCCGCAGCCGATCCGCGTGATGTGCACAGGCTGGCGCAGCACACGGGCGCCGCGGTCCGGCCTTTGCCCGACTCGCTGGGCGGCATCGCGGTCGAGTTGGCCGATCCGACCGGCCTGCCGGTGCGCGTGGTGGCCGGCACCCATCAACTCGGGCAGTTGAGACCGCAGGAACCCCTGCCGCTGAACTTCGGTCACGACATTGCGCGCATCAATGCGACCCAGCGTCCGCCCCGGGCTCCCGCCAGAGTGCAGCGCCTCGGACATCTGGTTCTGCAGAGCACGCGGTACCGCGAAACGCTTGATTGGTACCTGGAACACCTCGGCCTGATCGTCAGCGACTTCCTGTTCTTTCCCGGACAGCGGGAACGCGGACCCGCCATGAGCTTCATCCGCTGTGACCGCGGCATGACGCCGACCGACCATCACACCCTGGCGCTCGCGCTCGGACCCGCAAACCGGTACGTGCACTCCGCCTTTCAGGTGTGTGACCTCGACGCGCTGGCCGCAGGCGGCCAACATCTTCAAGACCGCGGCTACCAGCGGTCATGGGGCATCGGGCGCCACGTCCAGGGCAGCCAGCTGTTCGACTACTGGCGCGACCCGGACGGGTTGCTCGTCGAACACTTCACCGACGGCGACATGTTCGACTGCACTGCGGCACCCGAATGGGCCCCGTTCACCGCGTCCGGACTGTCCCAGTGGGGCCCTCCGGTCACCCGCGACTTCCTGGGTACCGACCCCAAATCGCTTCCGGGCGAGGCACGTTCGATGCTCAGCGCCCTGCGTTCCGACAACGAATTCGACCTCAACCGCCTGCTCGGCCTGATGAAAGTTGCCCAGTCATGA
- a CDS encoding fumarylacetoacetate hydrolase family protein yields MTLAVLRTAESWWLQTPSGAARIATPATTTAGLLADRDAVRAAASRHETVPVDTLDLVSPITRPCRVVAQMTNYASHVRDSGMDPDSVPLTFFRKSSASITGPHDDIVKPAHVRLLDYEVEIGLVIGREISAGTAISADRLTDYIAGLVVTNDVSARDVQLPQTQFYEAKSYPSFTPAGPALVLLDDDELARFGELRLRLRVNGELRQDMLVDGDMLYRPAEALQSLARFQDLSAGDLILTGTPVGTALSAPPKPIEMIGALLPPAVKWRAFFKRQAGNPRYLRDGDVVEASISTDDGAIDLGHQRNTVRFA; encoded by the coding sequence ATGACCCTCGCCGTCCTACGCACCGCCGAATCCTGGTGGCTGCAAACCCCATCCGGCGCAGCCAGAATCGCCACGCCGGCCACCACCACCGCCGGGCTGCTCGCCGACCGCGACGCCGTGCGAGCAGCGGCATCGCGCCACGAGACCGTACCGGTGGACACCTTGGACCTGGTGTCCCCGATCACCAGACCATGCCGGGTGGTGGCCCAGATGACCAATTACGCCTCACATGTCCGGGACTCCGGGATGGACCCGGACAGCGTCCCGCTGACGTTCTTTCGCAAGTCCTCGGCCTCGATCACCGGCCCGCACGACGACATCGTCAAGCCGGCTCACGTGCGCCTGCTGGACTACGAAGTCGAGATCGGACTGGTGATCGGTCGCGAGATCTCAGCCGGCACAGCTATTTCCGCCGATCGTCTCACGGACTACATCGCAGGGCTGGTGGTCACCAACGACGTGTCGGCCCGCGATGTCCAGTTGCCCCAAACCCAGTTCTACGAGGCCAAGTCCTACCCGAGCTTCACTCCGGCCGGACCCGCGCTGGTCCTGCTCGACGACGACGAGCTTGCCCGGTTCGGCGAGCTGAGACTGCGGCTGCGGGTCAATGGGGAACTACGGCAGGACATGCTGGTCGACGGCGACATGCTGTACCGGCCCGCCGAGGCATTGCAGTCTCTGGCCCGGTTCCAGGACCTGTCCGCCGGCGATCTCATCCTCACCGGCACCCCGGTGGGCACGGCGCTGAGCGCGCCGCCCAAACCCATCGAGATGATCGGCGCGCTGCTTCCACCGGCGGTGAAGTGGAGGGCCTTCTTCAAGCGCCAGGCCGGCAACCCGCGTTACCTGCGTGATGGCGACGTGGTCGAGGCCTCGATCTCCACCGACGACGGTGCGATCGACCTCGGACACCAACGCAACACCGTGCGGTTCGCGTGA
- a CDS encoding bifunctional 3-(3-hydroxy-phenyl)propionate/3-hydroxycinnamic acid hydroxylase, whose translation MTSVVIVGAGPTGIVAATLLARYHVDCLVLDRWPEVYRQPRAVHLDDEIHRILSDLGVAEGFAAISRPAAGLQLLDADLKVLARFTREPVGKHGFPQANMFDQPQLEDLLRTNLAQYPQARLRTNVEVTGFTRLAQDRIRVAFVDRATGATEKVEADYLLGCDGANSVVRRKLGVAMTDMRFKQRWLVADIRSTVDLQQWDGVHQVCDPVRAATYMRIGNDRYRWEFRLLPNESVADYSTLEKLQPLIAPWVGASTDLELVRVTEYTFRAAIAQRWRVGNVFLLGDAAHLTPPFIGQGMGAGVRDAVNLCWKLAAVIAGDLPEQILDSYPQERKPHARTLIRVALAMGWAMTAGRGFGAAMRRVLLPCLAQVPALRLRLLDGVTPPLRSSMLVHRSRRRRSLAGTLCPNAVQSEGFTLVSTTPLSRGVHVELTRRGTTVLVVEPHSELGRWLGAGRATAAIIRPDHVVMRWGADVMKLCRLVPSSAGLVSRPSRAGRPSHRRCR comes from the coding sequence GTGACCTCAGTTGTCATCGTCGGCGCCGGACCGACCGGAATCGTCGCGGCGACCCTGTTGGCGCGTTACCACGTCGACTGTCTGGTGCTCGACCGCTGGCCCGAGGTCTACCGCCAACCACGCGCCGTACACCTCGACGACGAGATCCACCGCATTTTGTCTGATCTCGGTGTCGCCGAGGGGTTTGCGGCGATCTCGCGTCCCGCTGCCGGGCTCCAGCTGCTCGATGCCGATCTGAAGGTGCTGGCCCGGTTCACTCGTGAGCCCGTCGGCAAGCATGGCTTCCCCCAAGCCAACATGTTCGACCAGCCCCAGCTCGAGGACCTGCTACGGACGAATCTGGCGCAGTACCCGCAGGCCCGGCTGCGCACCAACGTCGAGGTCACCGGTTTCACCCGGCTCGCCCAGGACCGCATCCGGGTGGCGTTCGTCGACCGCGCCACCGGCGCCACCGAAAAGGTCGAGGCCGACTACCTCCTTGGCTGCGACGGGGCCAACAGCGTGGTCCGGCGAAAGCTGGGAGTGGCGATGACCGACATGCGTTTCAAACAGCGCTGGTTGGTGGCCGACATACGCAGCACCGTCGACCTCCAACAGTGGGACGGGGTCCATCAAGTGTGTGACCCGGTCCGTGCCGCGACCTACATGAGGATCGGCAACGACCGCTATCGCTGGGAGTTCCGACTCTTGCCGAACGAATCGGTTGCGGACTACTCGACACTTGAGAAGCTCCAACCGTTGATCGCACCGTGGGTGGGCGCCTCCACCGATCTCGAGTTGGTACGGGTGACCGAGTACACGTTCCGGGCCGCGATCGCGCAGCGCTGGCGCGTGGGGAATGTGTTCCTGCTCGGAGACGCCGCACATCTCACCCCGCCGTTCATCGGCCAAGGCATGGGTGCCGGGGTCCGGGATGCGGTGAATCTCTGCTGGAAACTGGCGGCCGTGATTGCCGGCGATCTGCCCGAGCAGATCCTCGACAGTTACCCGCAGGAGCGAAAGCCCCATGCCCGCACCCTGATCCGGGTGGCGTTGGCAATGGGATGGGCCATGACGGCCGGCCGCGGGTTCGGTGCCGCCATGCGACGCGTATTGCTGCCCTGCTTGGCTCAGGTCCCCGCGCTGCGTCTTCGGTTGCTCGACGGAGTCACCCCGCCGTTGCGGAGCTCAATGCTCGTACACCGATCGCGGCGTCGGCGCTCACTCGCAGGCACGTTGTGCCCCAACGCAGTGCAGTCAGAAGGCTTTACGCTTGTCTCCACGACGCCGTTGTCTCGCGGCGTCCACGTCGAACTGACCCGCCGTGGGACAACAGTCCTCGTGGTCGAACCCCACAGCGAGCTGGGCCGGTGGCTGGGCGCCGGACGAGCGACTGCCGCGATCATCCGGCCCGACCACGTCGTGATGCGATGGGGGGCGGATGTCATGAAACTCTGCCGACTTGTGCCGTCGTCAGCGGGCTTGGTCAGCCGCCCCAGCCGCGCTGGCCGTCCCAGCCACCGCAGATGCCGTTGA
- a CDS encoding Zn-ribbon domain-containing OB-fold protein: protein MTGFARPMPVKTPTSSPFWDALAQHRIMIQYSPSTQAYVFYPRVLAPRTLAADLEWREISGMGTLYSFTVARRPVGPHFADVVPQMLAIVEWDEGPRFSTEMVDVAPEDLVVGMRVKPVFCDYPDAFAGTGVTLLRYTRA, encoded by the coding sequence ATGACCGGATTCGCCCGGCCGATGCCGGTGAAAACTCCCACCAGCTCGCCGTTCTGGGATGCACTCGCGCAGCACCGCATCATGATTCAGTACTCGCCGTCGACGCAGGCCTACGTGTTCTATCCGCGTGTACTGGCGCCCCGCACCCTGGCCGCCGACCTCGAGTGGCGGGAGATCTCGGGGATGGGCACGCTGTATTCGTTCACAGTCGCCCGCCGTCCGGTGGGCCCGCACTTCGCCGATGTGGTTCCGCAAATGCTGGCGATCGTGGAATGGGATGAGGGGCCACGGTTCTCCACCGAGATGGTCGATGTCGCACCGGAAGACCTCGTCGTCGGTATGCGGGTCAAGCCCGTCTTCTGCGACTATCCCGACGCGTTTGCTGGGACTGGAGTGACACTGCTGCGCTACACGCGGGCTTGA
- a CDS encoding thiolase family protein: MAARRGLQGDAAIVGYVELPPERLSKASPAPFTLEQWALLASSALEDAGLSAEQVDGIVTSHLGESEIFVPSTVAEYLGVRANFAELLDLGGASAAGMVWRAAAAIELGLCDVVLCALPARYITPSSELKPKTLTDAVFFGSSSNQFGSPQAEFDIPYGNLGQNGPYGQVAQRYAYEYGYDERAMAKIVVDQRVNANHTDGAIWKDTPLTIEDVLASPVIADPLHMLEIVMPCVGGAAVVVASAEVAARARNRPVWIKGFGEHVPYKTPTYAENLLGTPIRKAADTAFGMTDLTRDQMDMVSIYDCYTITVLLSLEDAGFCEKGKGMSFVSDHDLTFRGDFPLNTAGGQLGFGQAGLAGGMHHVCDATRQLMGRAGAAQIADCNRAFVSGNGGILSEQTTLILEGD; encoded by the coding sequence ATGGCAGCCCGTAGGGGATTACAGGGCGACGCCGCGATCGTCGGCTACGTCGAATTGCCGCCGGAGAGGTTGAGCAAAGCCTCACCGGCCCCGTTCACCCTGGAACAGTGGGCGCTGCTGGCGTCCTCTGCGCTGGAGGACGCCGGTCTGTCGGCCGAGCAGGTCGACGGCATCGTCACCTCCCACCTCGGGGAGTCGGAGATCTTCGTGCCGTCCACCGTGGCCGAATACCTGGGTGTGCGAGCGAACTTCGCCGAGTTGCTGGATCTCGGCGGAGCGAGTGCGGCGGGCATGGTGTGGCGTGCGGCCGCCGCGATCGAACTCGGCCTGTGCGATGTGGTGCTGTGTGCTCTGCCTGCGCGCTACATCACCCCGTCGTCCGAACTGAAGCCGAAGACGTTGACCGACGCGGTGTTCTTCGGGTCGTCCAGCAACCAATTCGGCTCGCCGCAGGCCGAATTCGACATTCCCTACGGCAACCTCGGCCAAAACGGCCCTTACGGGCAGGTGGCGCAGCGCTACGCCTACGAGTACGGCTATGACGAACGGGCGATGGCCAAGATCGTGGTCGACCAGCGGGTCAACGCCAACCACACCGACGGCGCCATCTGGAAAGACACCCCGCTGACCATCGAGGATGTCCTGGCCAGCCCGGTGATCGCCGATCCGCTGCACATGCTGGAGATCGTGATGCCGTGTGTCGGCGGGGCCGCGGTCGTCGTGGCGAGCGCCGAAGTTGCCGCCCGCGCCCGCAACCGGCCCGTGTGGATCAAGGGCTTCGGTGAACACGTGCCGTACAAGACGCCCACCTACGCCGAGAACCTGCTGGGCACCCCGATCCGCAAGGCGGCCGACACCGCGTTCGGAATGACCGATCTGACGCGCGACCAGATGGACATGGTGTCGATCTACGACTGCTACACGATCACCGTGCTGCTCAGCCTGGAAGACGCCGGATTCTGCGAGAAGGGCAAGGGCATGTCCTTCGTGTCCGATCACGACCTGACCTTCCGCGGTGATTTCCCGCTCAACACCGCGGGTGGCCAACTCGGTTTCGGGCAAGCAGGATTGGCCGGCGGGATGCACCACGTGTGCGACGCGACCCGCCAGCTCATGGGCCGCGCGGGAGCAGCCCAGATCGCCGACTGCAATCGCGCGTTCGTCTCCGGCAACGGCGGCATCCTCTCCGAGCAAACCACCCTCATCCTGGAAGGCGACTGA
- a CDS encoding acyl-CoA dehydrogenase: MNTHVCIAVTPEQQQLSQAVAQFASRHAPVDATRAGLDDLATGRLPSWWTALVGNGFHAVHLPESVGGQGGGLEEMACVLEAAGSALLPGPLLTTAIAGAALASNPSPAAHTLLKEIAEGATAVMVSGEQAEVRGARDGDDWRLTGSSGLALGMCSAQRVVLPFTDEAGALLWALIDPAEGEVEARRGTDLTTDLGILSLSDRPVSGSAVLTGMDTELSACLTVAFTAAAAAGITQWCVDTVTEHLRTREQFGKPIGTFQALQHKAAMLLVNSALATAAAWDAVRALSGSADADQHRLTACSAAVMAVMPVPGLVLEALTMLGAIGFTWEHDLHLYWRRATSLAASIGPISRWTRRLGELSSTATRDVTVNLGESDADFRARVADILDRALSLSDNGFGRQGDYPEFMVGARRELLADAGLIAPHWPAPWGCDATVRQQLIVDEEFGKRVELVRPSVGIAEWILPSLIAAGSEELQQRFVPATLRGELSWCQLFSEPGAGSDLASLSTRAVRVEGGWRINGHKIWTSLAHRADYGALLARTDPDAPKHRGIGYFILDMRSAGVEFKQITQSSGRAEFNEVFLTDVFVPDEMLLGDPAAGWQLAISTMAHERVAISGYVNIDRMGALRELVEVSTDPDPVLHAIGEIDAYTNALKALGVRETLRLLDGQAPGPASSIAKVATNVMLRRAAELTLGLTGPLALEQDSQPAVVAPYLDLPAELIGGGTTEIQLNIIAQLILGLPRK; the protein is encoded by the coding sequence ATGAACACCCACGTTTGTATCGCCGTCACACCCGAACAGCAGCAGCTGAGCCAGGCGGTCGCACAGTTCGCGTCCCGGCACGCACCGGTCGATGCGACCCGGGCCGGCCTGGACGATCTGGCGACGGGCCGGCTGCCGAGCTGGTGGACAGCATTGGTGGGCAATGGTTTCCATGCCGTGCACCTGCCGGAATCGGTCGGTGGTCAGGGCGGCGGGCTGGAAGAGATGGCCTGCGTGCTGGAAGCCGCGGGGTCGGCATTGTTGCCGGGGCCGTTGCTCACCACGGCGATCGCCGGGGCGGCACTGGCCTCGAACCCGAGCCCCGCCGCCCATACCCTGCTCAAGGAGATCGCCGAAGGCGCCACCGCGGTCATGGTTTCCGGCGAGCAGGCCGAAGTTCGCGGTGCCCGCGACGGGGACGACTGGCGTCTCACCGGGTCGTCCGGTCTGGCCCTGGGCATGTGCTCGGCACAACGCGTCGTGTTGCCGTTCACCGACGAGGCAGGCGCCCTGCTCTGGGCGTTGATCGATCCGGCTGAGGGAGAGGTCGAGGCCCGCCGCGGCACCGATCTGACCACCGATCTGGGCATTCTGAGCCTGAGCGACCGGCCGGTGTCCGGCTCCGCGGTCCTGACCGGGATGGACACCGAGTTGTCCGCCTGCCTGACCGTTGCGTTCACCGCGGCCGCGGCCGCGGGCATCACCCAGTGGTGCGTGGACACCGTCACCGAGCATCTGCGGACCCGCGAACAGTTCGGCAAGCCGATCGGGACGTTCCAGGCGTTGCAACACAAGGCGGCGATGCTGCTGGTCAACAGTGCGCTGGCGACGGCCGCGGCGTGGGATGCGGTGCGCGCGCTGAGCGGATCTGCCGATGCCGATCAGCACCGGCTCACCGCCTGCTCGGCGGCAGTGATGGCGGTCATGCCGGTTCCGGGACTGGTCCTCGAGGCGTTGACCATGCTGGGGGCGATCGGCTTCACCTGGGAACACGACCTGCACCTGTACTGGCGGCGGGCCACCAGCCTCGCCGCCTCGATCGGCCCGATCTCGCGCTGGACCCGACGCCTCGGCGAACTGTCCTCGACCGCGACCCGGGACGTGACGGTCAACCTGGGCGAATCCGACGCCGACTTCCGTGCCCGCGTCGCCGACATCCTGGACCGTGCACTGTCGCTGTCGGACAACGGTTTCGGACGCCAAGGCGATTATCCGGAGTTCATGGTCGGGGCGAGGCGTGAACTGCTGGCCGACGCAGGACTGATCGCCCCGCACTGGCCCGCGCCCTGGGGATGTGACGCGACCGTGCGCCAGCAACTCATCGTGGACGAGGAGTTCGGCAAGCGTGTCGAGCTGGTGCGGCCCTCGGTCGGTATCGCCGAGTGGATCCTGCCGAGCCTGATCGCGGCCGGATCCGAGGAACTGCAGCAGCGTTTCGTGCCGGCCACGCTGCGCGGTGAGCTGTCCTGGTGCCAGCTGTTCAGTGAGCCCGGGGCCGGCTCCGACCTGGCCTCGCTGAGCACCAGGGCCGTGCGCGTCGAGGGCGGCTGGCGCATCAACGGACACAAGATCTGGACCTCACTGGCGCACCGGGCCGACTACGGCGCGCTGCTGGCCCGCACTGATCCGGATGCACCCAAGCATCGCGGCATCGGGTATTTCATTCTCGACATGCGTTCGGCCGGAGTCGAATTCAAGCAGATCACCCAGTCCAGCGGGCGCGCCGAGTTCAACGAGGTCTTCCTCACCGACGTCTTCGTGCCCGACGAGATGTTGCTCGGCGACCCCGCCGCGGGCTGGCAGCTGGCCATCAGCACCATGGCCCACGAGCGGGTGGCGATCAGCGGCTACGTCAACATCGACCGAATGGGCGCGCTACGCGAACTCGTCGAGGTCAGTACCGATCCCGACCCGGTACTGCATGCGATCGGTGAGATCGACGCCTACACCAACGCGCTCAAGGCGCTGGGTGTGCGGGAGACGCTGCGCCTGCTCGACGGGCAGGCACCGGGACCGGCCTCGAGCATCGCCAAGGTGGCCACCAACGTGATGTTGCGCCGGGCCGCCGAACTCACCCTCGGCCTCACCGGACCGCTCGCCCTGGAGCAGGACAGCCAACCGGCCGTGGTGGCGCCCTATCTGGATCTGCCCGCCGAGCTGATCGGTGGCGGTACCACCGAGATTCAACTGAACATCATTGCCCAGCTGATCCTGGGACTACCCCGCAAGTGA
- a CDS encoding NAD-dependent epimerase/dehydratase family protein — protein MATKKLVIGASGFLGSHVARRLVERGEDVRVLIRSTSSTRGIDDLDVERVYGDIFDPESVREAMDDCDVVYYCVVDARAWLSDPAPLWRTNVEGLQEVLDVAVEAGLAKFVFTSSIATIGIAETGLATEDLAHNWLDAGGDYVQTRVLAEQMVLRYAREHGLPAVAMCVSNTYGPGDWLPTPHGGLVAAAVRGKMPFFVKGAAAETVGIADAAEALVLAGERGRVGERYIVSERFMSAQEIYQTACAAVGVAPPRHGVPIRLLAAAGAVVDPLARLRKKENQLSPLTVRLMHVMLPMDHGKAVRELGWQPRPTTESIAEGARFFAARRRA, from the coding sequence ATGGCAACAAAGAAACTGGTCATCGGGGCCAGCGGATTCCTCGGCTCGCATGTCGCCCGGCGGCTGGTCGAGCGCGGCGAGGACGTTCGGGTGCTCATCCGCAGCACCAGTTCCACGCGGGGGATCGACGATCTCGACGTGGAGCGGGTCTACGGCGACATCTTCGACCCCGAGTCGGTGCGTGAGGCGATGGACGACTGCGACGTGGTGTACTACTGCGTCGTCGACGCCCGGGCCTGGCTCAGTGACCCGGCGCCGCTGTGGCGCACCAATGTCGAAGGGCTGCAAGAGGTCCTGGACGTCGCCGTCGAGGCCGGCCTGGCCAAGTTCGTCTTCACCAGCTCGATCGCCACCATCGGGATCGCCGAAACCGGCCTTGCCACCGAGGATCTGGCTCACAACTGGCTCGACGCGGGCGGCGACTACGTGCAGACCCGAGTGCTCGCCGAGCAGATGGTGCTGCGCTATGCCCGTGAGCACGGCCTACCCGCGGTCGCGATGTGTGTGTCCAACACTTACGGCCCGGGCGACTGGTTGCCGACACCGCACGGCGGGTTGGTGGCCGCCGCAGTGCGGGGCAAGATGCCGTTCTTCGTCAAGGGCGCTGCGGCCGAGACGGTCGGCATCGCAGACGCCGCCGAGGCGCTGGTCCTTGCGGGCGAACGAGGCCGGGTCGGCGAGCGCTACATCGTGTCCGAGCGCTTCATGTCCGCACAGGAGATCTATCAAACTGCTTGTGCGGCAGTCGGTGTCGCACCACCTCGGCACGGAGTTCCGATCAGGCTGCTGGCCGCCGCAGGAGCGGTGGTCGATCCCCTGGCCCGGCTACGCAAGAAGGAGAACCAGCTCAGCCCGCTGACCGTACGCCTGATGCATGTGATGTTGCCGATGGACCACGGCAAGGCCGTGCGGGAACTCGGCTGGCAGCCGCGCCCGACGACGGAGTCGATCGCCGAGGGCGCCCGCTTCTTCGCCGCCAGGAGGCGTGCATGA
- a CDS encoding TetR/AcrR family transcriptional regulator, with protein MPTNPITEEAVPTNSGTPRRRSERSRVAIIEATRALLLDRGFDGLSIEAVAARAGVGKQTIYRWWPSRPALVADVLLEDADKILATMPHTDDVTEDLVAWAGTLAAALTTKRGNAMLRILTAASLEHEDTAARLRAGFSRPLVESVRNRLLAEHIDAEIAQAAADALLGGVVYPILSEGQSYSRKRAELTARTIVASLG; from the coding sequence ATGCCGACGAACCCGATCACTGAGGAAGCCGTGCCGACAAACTCAGGGACTCCGCGGCGGCGCAGCGAGAGATCACGGGTGGCCATCATCGAGGCCACCCGCGCGCTGCTGCTGGATCGAGGGTTTGACGGGCTGAGCATCGAGGCGGTCGCCGCACGAGCGGGTGTCGGCAAACAGACCATCTACCGCTGGTGGCCGAGCCGTCCCGCACTGGTCGCCGACGTGCTGCTCGAAGACGCCGACAAGATCCTGGCCACCATGCCCCACACCGACGACGTGACCGAGGATCTGGTGGCATGGGCCGGCACCCTCGCCGCCGCCTTGACCACCAAACGAGGCAACGCCATGCTGCGCATCCTGACAGCGGCCTCACTGGAGCACGAGGACACCGCCGCGCGCCTGCGGGCCGGTTTCAGCCGGCCACTGGTCGAATCCGTGAGGAATCGGCTACTGGCCGAGCACATCGACGCCGAGATCGCACAGGCGGCCGCCGACGCTCTGCTGGGTGGGGTGGTCTATCCGATCCTGTCCGAGGGGCAGTCATACTCCCGGAAGCGGGCCGAGCTCACGGCACGCACCATTGTGGCGAGCCTGGGTTAG